The Setaria italica strain Yugu1 chromosome VIII, Setaria_italica_v2.0, whole genome shotgun sequence genome includes the window TTTGATCACTGGCCATTGATGGCGTTTCGTCCATGGAATAATCAACCACGGCGAGGAGGTAAACGCTGGATGGTGCAGGAAGGGTCGTGGTGGCACCGGTGAAAGGCTCCACCAAAACGCAGCCTGTATAAAATCAATTCACACAGGCTTGTAATCTATAACCATCAACGGCAAGCAGCTATCTTTCTTCTCCTGTCCTCTCCACTCTCTCGTCGTCTGGTCGACCTTCGTGCCATCGTCAATGGCGCGACAAACGGAGGTGAGGGCCGGTGCACGCAGCCTCCGTTCACTCATGCAGCTCGGTCGGTGGCAGCTGTAacatgcgtgcgtgcgtgcgtgcgtgtgtgtgtgtgtgtgtgcaggggaagcagcagcggcggccacCGCGGGCGTCGGTGCCGGCGTTCGGGGGGTGGgagggcggcgcgccgccggacTACTCGCTGGACTTCACCAAGATCCGCGCCGCACGGATGCAGCGACGCAGGAAGGCCGCCACCGCCAACGCTGCCGCGGCCGAGGCACCCGGTGCCGACGAAGACAGGGACAGGCCGGCATCATTGGTCCTCGGCGGCCAGCGAGGGGGGAGACGACGaccgcgagcggcggcgccggcaccgcccaTGCCTCCGCAGCGACGCCGCCGATCGCGACGACCGCCAGCCGATCcggcactacgggaaagctaaaaattgccgagtgtattttttttgccgagtgttttttttgcaaGCACTcgacaaacaagctctttgccgagtgccaagccaaaaacactcggcaaaaaaaaacactcggccaatcggggctttgccgagtgtcaaaataaaaaacactcggcaaagccccctctttgccgagtgtcaaaaaaacactcggcaaaaaaataattttttttcctcttttcaccatgaaattttttctactccccacatacaacatgtggtactccatgttaaaatttggtatattttttgatttatttgctatatttatttaattaattgcatttcaaggaaatttttggtataagtcaaatttgaactgcaagtgattcaaattatggaacaaaatgagtagaaaaatgatattcatattattcggcccaatttgagacctgacccatgaaatgacaagaaatttcgaacatcttgttcaggaaacatgaccacgaacgtgtggcagtggtatttttaaattataaaaaaaacaagcaaagtctgaaaatcatgagatttgtcatgatgtgatgatatcataggtggaggctgtgaaaaaaaattaagaatgtTTTGCATatttcgtcacgtacgatgtttacaaaccgaagcatttcagaagaagaatagtaacgttgagaaggagtgcataagatttggagtcaaaatgacggtcgagttttgatttgattacaaaactttttgtatagtcaatagagaatatatattacttcatttaaattttagacaattttttaaaactgttagatattttttaattttttttaaaatatctttgccgagtgtactaggttagacactcggcaaacaaccgttcaccgagtgtcaccctaggacactcggcgacccTTTTTTTTCCCAACCGCAACGCCTTATCCTCGCACCGCACCCGGGCCCCCTCGACCTCCTCCGCCACTACCTAAATGAAGGGCCAAGGGGAATTTGGaacccgccccgccgcccgacgcccggcccccagccccgccgccgcccccttcttcccctccggatccggcctctccttccccggctccctcccctccggccggatccgcgcccccttcttcccctccggcgcggatccggcggtccccacctctctcccctccggatctggcgcgtggtggcgggcgtcagcggcgtggtggcggacgacagcgggcgtggcggacggtggcggcgtggtggccgtggccgtggccggcggccgacggccggcggctgtttctgtttttttttccgaaaatgtttgccgagtgctttttgacactcgacaaatcatttgccgagtgctcgatgtttgacactcggcaactccacCGTTTGCCGTAGGAAAGTTCGCTGAGTgccgttcgccgagtgttacactcagcgaactctttgccgagagtttttcggcctttgccgagtgcctcaggcactcggcaaccttcctgtttccggtagtgcggCCCGGCCGCGCCGATCCCAAGGTCAGCTCCGTCACACGTCACGTTTCCACAGATCAACAATGCACTACGTGTATCGCATCTTGTTTCAGTTTACTATAAGACACAAAAGAACAACAATTTACTACCAAACTGCTGATGGTGACTAAAGATCATCAAGATGCGACATACGGTTTTCAACTGATGATTTGCCAATCCGGTctgcaaattaaaaaaaagaatgccaTAGCATGTTCTTCCATATATATTCATGTTGCGACGTGCTCCCCACTCATCTTCTACTCCCTTTTGACATTTGAAACGTAGCCTATTCCTTATTATTCTCTACTAACTGTTCATCAGTTACTAGTTTTCATATGATTTTGTGGCCTTTGGGTGAGCAGGGAAGGGGCAAGTTCAAGGGCTACCTGTTTGGTTGCGTGGGTGGACTGTGGTGAGATCGACGTGCATGGACTTGCGCTACCAAAAGACGCTAAATTGAAGAAATGAAGAACACACGCATGGATTTGATATGCATTCTAAAAGAGATTGTATTACGCCCATCGAAATGTCAACTCTAAGGTCATGCCATCGTGTGGATGTTCAAGGGACACGTAAATTATCATCCATCTAAGGTCTCTCTGCCACATGCATGTTTGTGTATAAATATGTGCTTTTAAATGGATATTAGTGTTTTAGCTGATTTTTTGTGATGGAGACAatgaatttttattatttttattggAAGTAAACTGAGTtattttgttaaaaagaaagaaggaagctGAAAGATGACAACAGCGGGAACACAAAAAATGTGAAGTTACCTTGTGGATCAGTGACGAAATGTGAAGTCACCTTGTGGATCAGTGGAGAAAGATCCAAGGACGTGGAAAGAAGGTGCCATGAGCATGGATGCGAATAAACCAGGGACTGGTGCACGAAAACTTAAAaaaatttgaactttgaacGAGTCCTCAATTTATGCACGTCATCCTTCGAGAGGGGTCATGCTAATATTGTTCCAATTTAGGAGGATGTCTCCGAAGAGACATTGCGAGGGATGAATCTTTGGCTTATAGCTTGATTTACCGGTGTTTGGAGAGGCAATTTGGTAGTAAACATCTGGCTTCCCACGCGTTAGCTCCCCACCCACCCAGCGGGCCGGACCCAGGCGGCGTGCGCTCTCCATCCCGTGGTGGGCCGACCATCTACTTTCAGCCCAATATAACGAGCAACGCAGCACGTTAAACTAGTGGCCCATCATCGATGCAATTGAGCAGCAGGCAGTTGCAAGCATGAACGCCATCCAAAGAAGCGGACGAAACATTATTTTCTCCAAAATAAAACACACACGCAAATTAAATCACTCCTTACGAGCTTATTTAATTACCGCAGGTAATTACACGCACGAATCAACTGTGTAGAGACGACAGGATTAAGTTCCAAGTAATTTCTAAGCAAATTAATTACTGTAGAAGGTCCCGGAGGCCGCATACTGGAAGCAACTGTGTAGAGACGACAGGATTTCCTTCATGCTGACAGGCAGCAGCTGGCATTCCGAGAAATTTATCTTGCTTGGGACTTCCGAACTCTGGTATGCAGCTAACGAGAAGACAATCTGGAGTATGGAAGTCCGGGAGTGGAATTGCTGCAAGGCAGTGCAGCTTCTGACAGTCATACGGCCTGCCGATCAAAGTTAGGAAACTCAATCTTAGCTATCATTTAAACGATATAAATGATATACGCTCACGGGAGCATATAACAGCATGACGGATGTACATTATTGGTGGATGATGCCAGAGGGGAACCATGAATATAATGGAGTCCCCCCGGCAAAAACCTGCTGTTGCTAAAATTCTATCTAGGTCCCAAAAAACAAACATTACCTTAGCAGCAGGTAGTCTTTCGATCACATTATCCATCCCCGGGTGCCCATAAGAACAAAAACCTTTCTGATGTGGCTAATGTCCATACTATCGTCCTTGCATTCATCTGGTCCTCCCTTCCGCCAAAGCCTCTCTACGAGCTCTTCTGATGTATCCTTCAGTAATAACTGCACAAGGTTTTTAAGGTGTTCAATACCTTGAGGAAGATACTTCAACATAGGACAGTCACCAAAGTTGAGCTCAGCAAGGTTTGACATCGCACCCTGTTCTATTTGAACTTGATTGAGCTGTGGTGCGTGCCATATATATAGAACTTGAAGTCTTGGGAAACACCCTGCAGTGAAGTGCAGCTTCTTCCCATCAAAAGCCTTGGTAAGGCTAAGGAGACATAAACCACGTAGCACCAACAAACTGGGAAACGACTCCTCATCAATTCTGCAGAATTCCATCTCCAACTTTGTGAGACTACTGAGGCGAGACCAAGATGACAGAACCTTCGGTATTGATTTTCTCTCCAGCTGTCCTTGTAAACAAAGCCAAGAAAAGGTTGGAGGTAAACAAAGTCCCTCTAGATGCAGCACTTCCTTCTCCCCTAGAGTTATAATTTCTAGATGAACAAGATGACTCATTTTGTTGACAGCATCTCTTAAGTTACCAGAGTGTTCACTTCTCACATTGCAGACACTGAATGTTCTTAGCTCTGTCAAATATCCAACCTCACGCAGAATTTCTGGACTTGCCTCCACACATTGCAAAGCTTGCAGTGACATCAAGTGCCTTATGCCACTAGGCACCTTTACACCACTGCGACGGCGAATATCTTCACCTTCACGATAAACATTACATGCATAAAGGTATCTCAACTTCTGAAGTTTTACAATGTTATTTGGCAAATACAACAACGGAGCATTACAAGCATCCAACACTTCCAAGTTTTGCAACCTTCCTATTGTTTCAGGTAGACTTTCAATAGCAGTAGATCTAAGGCCCAAATACCGCAGATGAAACAAGTTGAATACCTCAGTAGGCAACATCTTGATACAAGCACCTTTCAGATCCAACGTTGACAGCAAATTCGAAGATGTTAGGATGGGCCTCAGCAAATCAATATCGATATACCTCTCAAAAACATGAAGTGAACGGATATGTGATGCATTTGATGGACTAATTCGGTCAAGGTTTCTACTCTGGATTGATATACGACGTGTGGGCCCTCCAGAAAATTCCCCAGAGCCATCATACACTTTACCAAAGCATTCTTTCTCTGCTTTTTTGAGCGCAACAAGCCGTATTACATCATGCATTTGACAACATTTCAACCGCCCAGTATAATTCCTCTTCACTACCTGTAATAGGCTTCGGTTCACAAGCTCAGTCAAGTACTCCTCCGCCACTTCCTCCAAAGTTTGGTTCCCCTTCTTCTTGATGAACCCACTACTAATCCAGTGCCTCATTACTGTCCTCCTCTTGATGGGATAATCTTCTGGGAATAATGCACAGTGTAAGAAACAATTTTTCAAATCACATGGAAGGTCCTCCAAGCTGACTTTAAGAATAGTCTCAACACGAGGCATCACATTTTTAACCAACTGCAGCTCTAACTCATCATATGCTTTTTCCCATTCGGCAGAAGTTTGTCCTTTCGCAGATAGTTGGCTGCCGATGCATGCAATAGCAATAGGCAACCCTTCACACTTGTCGACAAATTTCAAAGCCAAAACCTTCAAGTGCAATGGGCACTTTCTGTCACCATCGTTCCAAAAGGCTGATTTGCAGAATAACTCCCAAGAGTCATCTTTGCCAAGTGGTTCCAAGTGAATAGCTGAATTACTGGTTCCTAATAATGATACTTCATGCTTTCTTGATGTGATAACAAATCGACCAATACAATTAGATGGGAAAACAGTCCTTATCTCTGACCAGACATCTGCAGTCCAAATGTCATCCAGAACTAAGATGTACCTTTTACCTTTTAGGTACTCATAGATGGTCGGAGCTAGTCTTTCCATTTCCATGTTGGCACCATCAGCTGTGATGCCAAACTCTCCAGCAATTTTCTTCAACACCTCTTGAACATCATAACTCTGTGACACGGTTACCCATGCAGCAGCATCAAAGTCCATTTTGATGGTCTTGTACACATGAGCAACCAAAGTTGTTTTCCCCACACCAGGCATGCCCCAAACAGCGAATATTTTGCATCTCTGTTCTAAATCACCTGCTAGCCATTGAACCAGTTGCTTCTTGTGCTCGGTAATCCCCACAAGGTCCTCATCCCTTGTGAAATTCAAAGCTTGATTGGCATGAAAAGCAATGCCTCCAGCATTTCTATCCGTTTGTTTCATGGTGTAGTCCTGGTTCCGCTGCTTAGCCCCTTGAAGCCTGCCCTTGATATCATTCAGCTTGTGCGCAAGCCGGCGCCAGGTACTGGCATActtgatcctcttcttcatcttggAAACAAACCCTCCGTGCTTGTCCTCCAGCTTGTAGGTGAACTCATCAACAACATCCTCGATCTCAAAAGCGAAGCCCCTGATTCTGTCGACGAAGAGGCCGGTGGTCTCATCAGTGTCCTTGAACCGCTCTGCTGTTTTCAAGTAAGCCTGCATACTCTCAAGCTCATCCTTGGCTTCATGGATCTCACCAAAGAGACCCTTGAGGGCAGAGGCTTCGTGGCAGATCAGTGATGCACCAGAACTTGCTGCCTCTTTCACCAAAGCTGCACCGAGCTTGCCAATCAGCAACCCTACAACTGCTTCAGCCATGGTGGTTGTTGCGTGGATGGTTGAGAGCTGAGTTACAAGTGGTTGGACTATGTCCGAAACAACACCAGCGCGCACTGGCGTGCTGGATTAGCATTAGCAGGTTATGAGTTGTTTGTGTCATGGGGCGCTGAATCATTCACAAACTCATCCATCATCAGGTCTCTCTCAAAGTCTCATCAACTTTATTTCCAAGCCAATCATGTCTCTCTCAAAGTTTTATCAACTTTGTTTCCATGCCAAtcatgtctctctctctctctctctctctcatcaacTTTATTTCCAAGCCAATCATGTCTTTCTCAAAGTCTCATCAACTTTGTTTCCAAGCCAGTCATGTCTCTCTCAAAGTCTCATCAACTTTATTTCCAAGCCAAGGACTTGGTCTTCCTTGACGCTGTGTTCATTACCTTCTGAGAAATTTCGTTTGACGCGGTAGCTGGTGCGCGCAGCTGGGATCGACGCGCAGAGCCATGGAGCGCTAGTCCACCAACTGCTGCATGCGTGCAGGCTTCGTGAGCGCCATGATCAAGGAGGTGTGAGGGGTGGGTTGATTAGAAAAAAGTGAGGAACTTTTCTGCAAAATAATCATGACCCCAAAACTTTGTATATGTAATGTATCCTATGTAcatgtatataaaaaaaataaacatgcTATAGTTCAacccaaacaaaagaaaaagccCAGGTCCGCTCCTTCCTTTCTTCCCTGTACAACGGTTCGGTTCCAGCCCAATAGCTAAATTGGGCCATTCTGcctgtccctcctcctctccgagCATAGAGGACAGAGAGTGGGAGAGGCAATTCGTCGAACACCTCGCGCGCTGCGATGCAcggcaggggaggaggcgggagagAGTGGGAGAACGTTAGTACCAGCAAACCAGCGGCACGGGAGGCTCAGATGcagggggcgcggcggcgcgtgctcctccggctccggccgctgcggcggcgcgtgctcctccggctccggccgctgcggcggcgccgttcGTCGGCGGAGAAACGAGCGGCCGAGTGGGAGTAGTAGGCACACAGGCCGAGCGGGTGGGTGGAGTGGAATATACGCAGCATATGGGCCAAGCCTAATGAGAGAACTAGGCCGGCCCACCAACCCATAACTCTGCCACCAACCCAAATCGTTTTCTATACAACAAGGTCAAATAACAGAACAGGTCACAGCTGATTGATACGATGCTACCACAAAGTTTCATCCGTGGTTCACAAAATTGGCCATGACAACCAACTCATAGTAATGTTGTTACAGAAATGCACCAGTAGCCACACCATACTGCAAATCTGCAATCAGGACAAGTACGGATACACTTAGCCGGCCAGCTTCCGTTATTCAAAGTTTCAAACATGAGATGACTTACCTGGAGCAGCAACCTGCACAAGGGGATAACCAGAACCACCCTATGCTTCAAGGTACCAACTAATGTGGCACACAATGTTGCTAGGCATCTTTGGCAAGTATGATACAGTACATGACTACATGCATAGTGAATAAACCAATACATACGGAATTCTTATTCAGTCACACAGTGATAATTCATAGAGAGGGCCTACACAGTTTTCATTATTCTCGGAAACATGTGGTTGGAGCATCAGTCACCAACCTTTTGAAGCTGTCAGAAACACCAACCATCTCAACATAAACACCTCACTTCAACTCTACAAGATCCACTGGATGCATACATCAAATGACACGCTTAGGAGGTGTTTgaatctttagtccggactaaaattcaagtcacatcgaatattcgaaggctaattaggaggaccaaaCATGAGCtacttataaaactaattacaggctaattcccgagatgaatctattaaacctaattaatcccatcattagcacatgtttactgtagcaccacattgtcaaatcatagactaattagacttaatagattcgtctcgcaaattagtctccatctgtgcaattggttttgtaattagtctatgtttaatactcctaattagtatctaaacattcgatgtgacaagaattttaggagctcctaaagaaacaaacggaACCTAACATAACACAACAGGAAATCCATACACCTGTCAAGTCATACAAACGATTCAAGATGACAGCGTTCCAAGATAGAACCTACTTCCATGGCTAAATACTGCCCTTAAAGATAAGCTAACAGAAT containing:
- the LOC101767286 gene encoding disease resistance protein RPM1 isoform X1, producing the protein MAEAVVGLLIGKLGAALVKEAASSGASLICHEASALKGLFGEIHEAKDELESMQAYLKTAERFKDTDETTGLFVDRIRGFAFEIEDVVDEFTYKLEDKHGGFVSKMKKRIKYASTWRRLAHKLNDIKGRLQGAKQRNQDYTMKQTDRNAGGIAFHANQALNFTRDEDLVGITEHKKQLVQWLAGDLEQRCKIFAVWGMPGVGKTTLVAHVYKTIKMDFDAAAWVTVSQSYDVQEVLKKIAGEFGITADGANMEMERLAPTIYEYLKGKRYILVLDDIWTADVWSEIRTVFPSNCIGRFVITSRKHEVSLLGTSNSAIHLEPLGKDDSWELFCKSAFWNDGDRKCPLHLKVLALKFVDKCEGLPIAIACIGSQLSAKGQTSAEWEKAYDELELQLVKNVMPRVETILKVSLEDLPCDLKNCFLHCALFPEDYPIKRRTVMRHWISSGFIKKKGNQTLEEVAEEYLTELVNRSLLQVVKRNYTGRLKCCQMHDVIRLVALKKAEKECFGKVYDGSGEFSGGPTRRISIQSRNLDRISPSNASHIRSLHVFERYIDIDLLRPILTSSNLLSTLDLKGACIKMLPTEVFNLFHLRYLGLRSTAIESLPETIGRLQNLEVLDACNAPLLYLPNNIVKLQKLRYLYACNVYREGEDIRRRSGVKVPSGIRHLMSLQALQCVEASPEILREVGYLTELRTFSVCNVRSEHSGNLRDAVNKMSHLVHLEIITLGEKEVLHLEGLCLPPTFSWLCLQGQLERKSIPKVLSSWSRLSSLTKLEMEFCRIDEESFPSLLVLRGLCLLSLTKAFDGKKLHFTAGCFPRLQVLYIWHAPQLNQVQIEQGAMSNLAELNFGDCPMLKYLPQGIEHLKNLVQLLLKDTSEELVERLWRKGGPDECKDDSMDISHIRKVFVLMGTRGWIM
- the LOC101767286 gene encoding disease resistance protein RPM1 isoform X2 produces the protein MAEAVVGLLIGKLGAALVKEAASSGASLICHEASALKGLFGEIHEAKDELESMQAYLKTAERFKDTDETTGLFVDRIRGFAFEIEDVVDEFTYKLEDKHGGFVSKMKKRIKYASTWRRLAHKLNDIKGRLQGAKQRNQDYTMKQTDRNAGGIAFHANQALNFTRDEDLVGITEHKKQLVQWLAGDLEQRCKIFAVWGMPGVGKTTLVAHVYKTIKMDFDAAAWVTVSQSYDVQEVLKKIAGEFGITADGANMEMERLAPTIYEYLKGKRYILVLDDIWTADVWSEIRTVFPSNCIGRFVITSRKHEVSLLGTSNSAIHLEPLGKDDSWELFCKSAFWNDGDRKCPLHLKVLALKFVDKCEGLPIAIACIGSQLSAKGQTSAEWEKAYDELELQLVKNVMPRVETILKVSLEDLPCDLKNCFLHCALFPEDYPIKRRTVMRHWISSGFIKKKGNQTLEEVAEEYLTELVNRSLLQVVKRNYTGRLKCCQMHDVIRLVALKKAEKECFGKVYDGSGEFSGGPTRRISIQSRNLDRISPSNASHIRSLHVFERYIDIDLLRPILTSSNLLSTLDLKGACIKMLPTEVFNLFHLRYLGLRSTAIESLPETIGRLQNLEVLDACNAPLLYLPNNIVKLQKLRYLYACNVYREGEDIRRRSGVKVPSGIRHLMSLQALQCVEASPEILREVGYLTELRTFSVCNVRSEHSGNLRDAVNKMSHLVHLEIITLGEKEVLHLEGLCLPPTFSWLCLQGQLERKSIPKVLSSWSRLSSLTKLEMEFCRIDEESFPSLLVLRGLCLLSLTKAFDGKKLHFTAGCFPRLQVLYIWHAPQLNQVQIEQVITEGYIRRARREALAEGRTR